tCATCTCATCTTGAGCCCACAACTActtcacaaattaatttacttcATATGATTACTTCTACATTTGACACAAGATACTTAATTCCTTTCAAACATAGCATATATGGATTAGCACATATGCACATGCCCATTCTAGACTTAATCCCTAGATAAGAAtctttgaatatattaattatttgtaaattaaGAGATACAGACTTTTCGTGCCATTTGGGTCGATATGATTAGTACTCCCGCCGAAGATGACCCATTCTTTAGGAAGCACGAAatcttaaataattttattttatgtgttaagtggagagaataaagtatgagaaaagGAATAAAGttgagataaaaatatttttatttttaataatgaattatcttaattgggacaaaaaaatggatcatcttcaataaaacagagaaagtataattgtataaataataaataataattaactactccctccgtccgccattaaaatgtctcatttttccttttcatcaTCTTCCACATCATCAATAGTCATCCAACCCAACCACCCACATTTTCTTGGTTTATCAATGACCACCCCAACCACCCAACCAcactattatatatttatttttatattattttttaataatattattaatacatgaaatacttattattgtaaatttatagaaaaacgtaataaatgacaaactaaaaattataaaaacaaacaaaaaaaaatatacattacaataattgaaatataaaatttaaaatacataattggtGCTCATACATAAGATGAAAACTAGACATTCAATTGCAATTGCCGAATTTTGCCCATATATGCTCAACCAAATCGTCTCGCAGAGCTTTGTGAGCTTCTCTGTTTTGAAGTTGGGCTTTGTTTTTCATGTAAGAAGCTAGACTCGCAATTCTATTCGTAGAATATATGAAATCATTATTCgcatctccatctccattcTCATGACTACTTTGTCCAAGTCGATCTTGAATAAATTCTGCTGGATCACAATAGTTCGAATATGTGCTTCTTTCGTCTTCCACTATCATattgtgcaagattatgcaaGCAATCATTATCTTCCCCATAATATCACGATCCCAAATAAGACATGGACATTTGATAAAAGCAAAACGAGCTTGCAAAACACCAAAAGCTCGTTCAACATCTTTTCGCGCAGACTCTTGATGTCGAGCAAACAACTTGTGCCTCATCGTTTGTGGACCTGGTATAGATTTGACAAACGCCGCCCATTGAGGATATATGCCATCAGTGAGATAATATCCCATATTTTTTTCCTGGCCATTTACTATGTAATTGACCTTCGGTGCTCGACCTtccaaaatatcatcaaaaacagGAGATTGATCAAGCACATTAATATCATTTCTCGAACCTGGAGTTCCAAAAAAAGCATGCCATATCCACAAATCTTGAGATGCTACTGCTTCCAAGATGATTGTCGGATTCCCGCTTCTTCCGGCATATTGTCCAGCCCATGCAGTgggacaattcttccattcccaatgcatgcagtcaatACTACCCAACATGCCTGGAAACCCACGTTGTTCTCCAATATGCAGAAGTCTTGCCAAGTCTTCTTCGGTGGGCTTTCGCAAGTACTCATCGCCGAAGTTAGAGATTACACCTTCAACGAACTTGATGAGAGATTTGCGAATGAGTTGTGCGCTCATTCTCAAATATTCGTCGTGCAAGTCGGCCGCCGCCCCGTAGGCCAACATCCTCATCGCTGCTGTACATTTCTGAATTGCAGACATACCAAGTCGACCGGTAGCATCACGCTTCTGCACAAAAAAGTTGTCGGTGTCGATGAGcttgttcattattttttcgaACAAAGGTTTTCGCATGCGATACCTTGTTCGAAAAATATCTGGAGGATAGATTGGATCTTCAGCAAAGTACTGCtcgaaaataatatcatgaccCTCTTCGCGTTTCCTTTCAATGTATCTCCTTTTAGCTCTAGCCGTCTGGGTTGTAGGTTGTGAAGGCAAGGTTGTTGGCCAAATAGCTATATCCTCGATTAGTTGATCGAGTTGCTGATTttgttcaacaattttttcttcccATTCATTGTCTTCAAGAAGATTGAAAGCTTCAAAATTAGAACTTGATGACATTTTTTAGGGAGAGTTGGCTcaataatcgtgagaggatttgtgtataattttcttgaagcatataagtaaatatataGAAGTAATTTGTTGAGCATAGGATTCCACTACTATCATTTGTGATCACATGGGTTGTCCTTGgattccaccaccacttgTGATAGAAAATGACTTGTCATGtaatcatactttgattttcgtGATCACATGGGTTGTCATTGGATTCCACCCCCACTTGATAGAAAATGACTTGTCATATAGTCACACTTTGATTTTCGTGATCACATGGGTTATCATTGgattccaccaccacttgTGATAGAAAATGCCTTGTCATGTAGCcatactttgattttcgtGATCACATGGGATGTCATTAGATTCCACCACCATTTGTGATAGAAAATGCCTTGTCATGTAGCcatactttgattttcgtGATCACATGGGTTATCATTGgattccaccaccacttgTGATAGAAAATGCCTTGTCATGTAGCcatactttgattttcgtGATCACATGGGATGTCATTAGATTCCACCACCATTTGTGATAGAAAATGCCTTGTCATGTAGCcatactttgattttcgtGATCACATGGGTTGTCATTGGATTCCACCCCCACTTGATAGAAAATGACTTGTCATATAGTCACACTTTGATTTTCGTGATCACATGGGATGTCATTGGATTCCACCCCCACTTGTAATGTCATGTAGTCATACTTTGATTGAAGGGCTTATCACATAAACTGGAAATTACATAagcaacataaattaaagattacaTACTAAGCAACAGAAATTGAAGATTACACACTAAGCAACAGAAGTTGAAATTTGCATAATAAGAAACATACATTGAAAACAGATAAACTACGATCAATTCCCAAATAATTCTGCTATTAGATTGCGTTTCAACGTTTCTTCTTCTGGAGTTAAGTCCCTCCTAGCCATCAGCGGAGTAAGGATAGCTGCCTTGATGTTCCGTTCCTGAATATCACTAGCTGCTTTGATCTTCCGTTCTTGAATATCACATTCCCTTTCACGTGTAACTCTCATTTCACGCAGTGCTGCAGTGAAATCATTAGGGATTGTATATGAAGACGTTGCAACTTCTTTGCCTCTTCTTTTAGCCTTACTCTTAGCTTGATCTCTTCCGGTAGGACGCTGCAATGTTGAAGAACGACTCTCAGGAATGGAGTCAATTTGAGGTCCTCCTTCCTCACTAGTCCTCGACCTTTTTGAGCTCCCACGACTTTCTTCAAGACTATCTTCATCTGGCTGGAAACGCGTTGAACCAGTactattcaatttcaattcccaCTTAGGATTGTATCTCATCACCTCCTCAAACACCTTATGGTGAGTAAATTTTCTCTTACCATACAGTTGTTGAGCGGCTTTCTCAATGTCCTCTTTAGATTGGCCACTTGTAGCTCGATCATGTGCTTTTTTGTATGCAGCAATCCACTTTGTGACATTTGTGTTGAGTCGTTTGTAGCGTTGTCTCAATGACTCTAAACTTCTTTGTTGGCCCATTCCtggattttcttttcttgcttCCTCATATTGATCAAGAACCTTTTGCCATAGATGGGCATTAGTTTGGTTGGTGCCAACAATTGCATCCCTGCTCACGAAACAATAAGCAGACATTAATGACATGTCTTCTTGCTCACTCCAATCATGTGGAGTGTTTGAAGCACTCAAGTTGGTTGGTGATATGACTTGGCTTGAATGTTggttttgaaatgaatttTGGAATTGATCAGAATTTGGAAAATCATCAAAACTAGGGAAATAATCTTGAGAaggattaaaattttgggaagGGTTGTAGTTTTGGGAAGGATAGAAATTTGGGGAATCGGAGAATATATTATTCTCATCATCATCCATAGTTAGCAACAAAGTAAgcttaaaaatatgaaattttatcaaacaagaAGATTATAGGAGGAGGaaagagatatttttttttgtgtgcaaactatagcaaatgtggtctctatttatagaggaagaaaaattatattttatattaaagatatattaatttaaaagtatatatatatcaaccAATGAGATTGTGCCATTTGGCACCATCTCATTGGATGAgataacataaatatacaaaaaataataaattgtgtaaagatgaagatagaaactATGCATGTTAAggatgttacaattcttccctctctaagaattgtaaaaaaaaactgCGATAAAATTCGTGAATCATAAAAACGCGGTATTCTAACTATGGTaactaatgaaaaaaaacaacagtaaatgaaatggaaattacaatgaaaattataaaataatcgaACTATTAAGTCTAGTCAAGGAAAACTCTCTTTaagcaagacaaattacatcaCCATTAGTACTCTTGGATTGACGTATTatccccaaagatgaaacgactTTCTCCTAACGTATATAACATCTCAAACACGCTAGGCACCGATGAACTTGACGGAGCTCCAAAAATCGAGCAATACAATGTTCTTAAAATGTACgataaaatgttgagagcttgagagagaatggagaaTGATTTTGTTGGTGTGTAATTTATCAACAACTCAATGCCTTTTatagacataaaatttattgtttgttcataaaatcatgaaaaaatttattttgggcCTTTGAGTATCGTGTAAGAGcccacaataaaataaagagggTAGCCCAGACAAAGTATAAACACGATccaacttcttcaatctctcaattttccttttctgtGTCAATTTcgaagagaagaagaaaaaagggCAAAATTCGAAGGATGAACAACCAGCGTATGACTCCGGAGGCAGCGGCGCAATTCGGCGATGGAATTCAGATGGTTCTTTCTCGGTGGGCTGCACTGCGGATGGCCATCGAAAACGGGTGGGGTGGCCGCGACACTCTCCAGAAATCGCAGCAGCTCGGCCACAATCTCTTCAATTTCCTCACTCAATCCAAAGGTATTTCTCACTTGAACTCGTACCTACCTGCTTAATTAATATCTATTCATACTCTAAAACAGAGTGTTATTGAGATGACATTCATTCAAGTATAAAAACCTAAGTTTGTTTTAGTAATTgttggattttatttgttgtgcAGATCAAGTGTATATTGATGATGTAGAGGTTATACTTTATGAATTCATGGACTCTCTCAATACTGATATTGAGGACGGCAGTGTTGAGGAGGTATATCATCTTCATCTGTTCATCTTCATCTGTTCATCTTCATCTATTCATCTTCATCTATTTGCCCTAAATTTGACTCCTCCTAATTAGTTCATGTCCATTCATATGTGATAATGTGAAGGCTTACTAACTTCTTATGCCCCAACCTATATCCCATGCTGGTGTGTATGATGGAAATTGAAGAGTAAAGCAAAAATTTTCTActcaaattatataattaaggAGAAAATTACTAGAAAATAAGGAACTGGGATCGCCATCTATCTGATACTTCTCTGGATTCTCTTATTGCACTTGACCTTATCATCTTAAGATAGTCATATTATATGCAACGAGCCAATATTCAAAATGGAAGCAGGCACTTGCCTTGTGTAGCTagtttgacataaaaaacacTTCCTATGATAAACACCATGCCAGACTGGGGATTCCACTTGTGGAATAGAAAAAACTCCTAAACTCCAATCATGCACAATTTATACTCTGAATAATATTGATTCCTACGGTGATTGCAAACAATAGATATCAGTATCACCTACTTGATTGAGTTGTTTCATGGTCAAAGATGAAGGATTATTAGAATACATACTTATCAATCAccatattccatttttttattcttacaATGAAATACTATTGacgtattttcattttttgtctttgattttttttttgcgcAGGTTGCAGAAAAATTTATGCTAATGCGTGAAGAATGTTTAGAAGGTCAGTTTGACTCAATAAAGAAGCTGCGAGAAACAAATGTTCCAAGTGTTTCTTATACCAGACAGGTAAGACTGCTGCCATCTATCTCCTATGTTTCTGTGTTAACGGGAGAagttttagtattataacttGTGTGGTTAGCCATATCCATGTTGATTAGTATGTTATAGGATTGATGAATAGTCTACTCATGTTACTCACATCAGTAACTTCAGTTTTCCTCTCTTTCGATTTCTATTTTGTCAGCCCAACAGCGATGATGAGGAAGACAGTGATGAAGATGATGCAATTATAGAGAACAACATGTCAGCAATGGAAGTTGATGCTCCACAACCACAGCACCAATCGGATCACAATCTGACTGATATTGTGGCTGATGAAAGTAGCACGAAAGATGCTCCTCAAGTTGTGGATGGATGGACTGTTGTTTCAAAAAAGAGTAAAGGGAGAAAGAAGTGATGGATTGATTACATTGGCTGGAGCCACTTTAGGTAGGAATATTTGAGTATATCTGAAGACAACAATTTTGTTCGTATTCTCTAAAGTTTTGTTTAGTGTTTCAGTATGTTTTTTGTTCAAATCCTCTAAAGTTATCTAATGTTTCAGGATATTTTTTGTTCAAGTCATTTTGTTTCTACTTTGCTGCAAGTATCTAGACAACATACATCTTATATATTATTGATGCTAATTGTGAATGTCTTATGTTTTTCATCATTCCCAAACTGGTTTCTTTTATGATTGAAAAGTAATGAACATGAAAGAGCTATTTTAAGGTTCAATGGGAGACTTCTATGGGAAGACaagaaatatagtagtatgtaGTATGACGCCTAAATACATGCTTagttatttatgaaatttgagGTTGAGGGTTTGAAGTTTATTTTCCTCGACATATTTTTGAGATTAAGTCAGATCTTGACTTTCATAATATGGGATGCGTGGTGGACTTGCTCGCAACTACTCTTTGAAATATTCTATGGTGATAACAACAGTGTTCAATTTAGTGGATTAGACAAAATATAATGGGTgtttaattaagtttattttaatgaactTACAATTGTTTagagtttattaaaaaataaatattcaagaGCTTATATAAGTTGCGAAAGTGCTTGTATAATTATTGAGCTTGTAATAGAGACACATTTGTATGTTAAAGAGAAAATTGTGAGTTAGAAAAGAACTtagtttgaaataaaatgggaTAGAGATGAAATATATACgaattt
This sequence is a window from Salvia hispanica cultivar TCC Black 2014 unplaced genomic scaffold, UniMelb_Shisp_WGS_1.0 HiC_scaffold_305, whole genome shotgun sequence. Protein-coding genes within it:
- the LOC125198861 gene encoding uncharacterized protein LOC125198861 gives rise to the protein MSSSSNFEAFNLLEDNEWEEKIVEQNQQLDQLIEDIAIWPTTLPSQPTTQTARAKRRYIERKREEGHDIIFEQYFAEDPIYPPDIFRTRYRMRKPLFEKIMNKLIDTDNFFVQKRDATGRLGMSAIQKCTAAMRMLAYGAAADLHDEYLRMSAQLIRKSLIKFVEGVISNFGDEYLRKPTEEDLARLLHIGEQRGFPGMLGSIDCMHWEWKNCPTAWAGQYAGRSGNPTIILEAVASQDLWIWHAFFGTPGSRNDINVLDQSPVFDDILEGRAPKVNYIVNGQEKNMGYYLTDGIYPQWAAFVKSIPGPQTMRHKLFARHQESARKDVERAFGVLQARFAFIKCPCLIWDRDIMGKIMIACIILHNMIVEDERSTYSNYCDPAEFIQDRLGQSSHENGDGDANNDFIYSTNRIASLASYMKNKAQLQNREAHKALRDDLVEHIWAKFGNCN
- the LOC125198866 gene encoding uncharacterized protein LOC125198866; the encoded protein is MSQSGLLHTKKHMIELQVANLKRTLRKPLNNCMPDEDSLEESRGSSKRSRTSEEGGPQIDSIPESRSSTLQRPTGRDQAKSKAKRRGKEVATSSYTIPNDFTAALREMRVTRERECDIQERKIKAASDIQERNIKAAILTPLMARRDLTPEEETLKRNLIAELFGN
- the LOC125198862 gene encoding pre-rRNA-processing protein TSR2 homolog, which gives rise to MNNQRMTPEAAAQFGDGIQMVLSRWAALRMAIENGWGGRDTLQKSQQLGHNLFNFLTQSKDQVYIDDVEVILYEFMDSLNTDIEDGSVEEVAEKFMLMREECLEGQFDSIKKLRETNVPSVSYTRQPNSDDEEDSDEDDAIIENNMSAMEVDAPQPQHQSDHNLTDIVADESSTKDAPQVVDGWTVVSKKSKGRKK